The following DNA comes from Brassica oleracea var. oleracea cultivar TO1000 chromosome C5, BOL, whole genome shotgun sequence.
TTGGAGTAAGCACCTAAGATGACCATCGAGCACGACTATCGGTCGACATTGAAGAGGAATAATCGATCGATGTTCACATCGTGACATCGATCGACAGCAAAGCACGCAGAAAGCCCGTTTGGTCTCAGCCGACTTAGAGCCCAAGTCTTCACCTATTTACAAGATTAACCCTGATGAGTTTTAACCTAATTATATAAGCTTTGCCAACATGTTATACAACCTATTTTATTGATTTCACAGCAAACATTTTCTAGGATTTTTAGTAGATTGGAGAGAAGATCCGAAGAGAATTGTGATTGGAACTCCATTGATATCTATCTATTTATCTATGCAGTTTTTATATCTTATTACTGTTATGAATTGCTTAGCCATGTATGAGTAGTTCTCTTTGTTAGATTTAGGGTTTAAATAGGTTATGAGGGATTAGCCCCAACTATAGATTGCTAATTTGTGATATTCATCTTTAGGATTGTCATAAATGCCTGTTTCTAGATTAGCTACCTAGAACTTTCCGTAGGAGTTGTAGACATAAGCGATAGCTTGAATCTCACCATTAATCCATCCTAACTGAGCTAAGACTTGCTAGAGTAAGGCGAGAGCTGATCTACGAAGCTTAGTGAGCATATTCAATCCACGCTTTAACGCTTGACCAAGAGCGTCGATCGATATTCCAATCGAATAATCGGTCGACGTTTCAACAAGTACATCGATCGATATTCCTATAGAATAATCGATCAACATTGGTCAACAGACAAATCTAGAAAGCGAAAGCCTAATGGTTTGTTATTAAGTGTTGAGCTCTATAATATCATGCATACAACTTATTAGGCATCTATAGGATTATAATCCTGACTACCTGAATAAAAGCCCTAAGTCTAGCTACTTTCATCTAAGTACCAAAAACCCAATCAATCAATTGAGCAATTAACTTGCTCACAAACCTGTCTTTTACATTTAATAATAATCAACCTAGCTTAATCAACTTAATTAGATTTATTAGGTTCCCTAGCTCCCTGTGAATTCGATCCATAAGTACTACAACTGAACCTCCTATTTGAGAGAGTAATTCACTCATTAGGGTAATTTGAGTGATATAAAATTTGGCGCCGTTGCCGGGGATCGAACCCGGGTCACCCACGTGACAGGCGGGAATACTTACCACTATACTACCACGACTCTATAAGGGTTTTGTAATTCACTCTCTCAAAATTAGGGTTTTGTATTATCGACTCTGCACAACAAACATCGATCGACGATACCCCGCCGGAAGCAGGTAAGTTTTCTCTTACCAATAATGCTAATGAGGGAGTAGTCCTAGATGAACCTAAAGGTCAACTAAGCAACGCAATTAACCAAATCATAAATGAACAGGAGACTACAATCCTGTTAAAACTAATTCACTCTCAAATAGAGATGAAGAAGCAAAATTGCCTCTACAAGACTACTTAAATCCTGGTAGGACCTATTCCAATAAGTCTGCCATTAAACTACCAAAGGACGATACCAAGAAACTCGGGCTTAGCCTCGAACACCTAATCTTGGTACGTCAGAACTGTTTCCGTGGAACCGTCTCCGAACACCCACATGATCACATCGAACACCTAGAAGACATGATGAATGACGAGCACAATCGTTGTAAACTCTTTTCGTTTTCCTTTGAGGGTGATGCCAGAAAATGGATGGAAGGAAGAAGATTTTCACATTCCGGCAAAACCCACGGGAATCATTCAGAAACGCCTGGGAAAGATTCAAGAGTTATCAACTTGATTGTCCCCACCATGGTTATTCTGAACCATAGCTTATTAACACCTTTTATGGGGGTGTTAACCTGAATTACCAACTCACGCTTGACACAGCCAGTGAAGGGAGTTTCAGTACTAGGAACCCTGAAGAAGCAAAGCGTTTGATCAAGAATGTAGCAACAGGTAGATCCTACGAAATGATGGACTAAGAACGAGGAAGAAGAGTTGACCCCATAGATGGGACACATTTCGCTGAAATTAAAGGATCTTTGAACTCAATTCACTATGTTTTAGAGGAGGAAAATCAGTTTGGGATTGATGATGATGCCCTTTCTAACCTAGAACAACAAGTAGATTTCGTGGTTCAGTATCTCTATCATGACACCAACTGTTTTACCCAAAACTATGATGCTACTATTGGATCACGCCGAGGCAGAGCAAAATTTAGGTTAAACCAAGCCTTTACGGGAAATCGTAAAATGGCCACTGACCTGAATGTAAAGAAAAATATGATCTATAGTGAGCTAATGAGGAAGTTTGTCGCTCTAAGCGACCACATTAAGAGACTAGACAGTCAAGTAGCGGAAAACGCGACTACCATCAAAAGAGAAACATGACGCCTCCCTGGGAGAACTGACGCAAATCTGAAACGTCAAGTTAATGCTGTGTTACTAAGAAGCGGAAAATGCCTCAACCCGAGCACGATAGAAATCGACTATGCAGAAAAACGTGTTGAAGTTGAGAAAACCGGTGAAAGAAGATCACAACCAATAATTCTCGATAATCCCAACCCAGAATCAGAAACTTCTCGAGAGAAAGGACGGCCCAACACTAAGGAAGCTTAGAAAGCGACTATCAACCTCGATGAAGAAGAGGAGGGGTTGGAAGAAGATGTGGAAATCGATCAGCAAGAAGGAAACAATGTCGATCGACCAATTGCGGTAAATATCGATCGACCGAGTGGAAACAATGTCGATCGACACTCGGTTCCTGCTAAACCAGCAATTGAGAGAGTGTATAGGACTTTGCCACCCTTTCCTCCTAACAAGACGCAAACTAAGCGAGAATTGGATAAAGCGATCTGTAAGAAAGCATTCGATAAAATTACTCTGGAAATGCCACTAACTGATGCCATAAAAGTATCACCTTCGATAAAGAAGTATGTTAAGGACATGGTATCCAACAGCTTCCCAGCTGCTGAACACAACGTCATGATGGTTTCAGAGGAGGTGAGTGCAATAATCCAAGGCGAAATTCCGATCAGGAGACCTCATCGGGGCAGTTTTGTTCTGGATTGCATCATACGAAACAAGAGTTTTCCTCGATCCCTTTGTGACCTGGGATCCAGCGTAAATCTAATTCTGCACTCTGTCGTGATATCCCTGGGATACGACGAGTTCAAACCAACCAAAATAACTTTGGTTCTTGCTGATAGGTCCGTTAAAGTACTTTAGGGAGTACTAGATGATGTGCCAATAAGGATTAATGACTGTCACATACCAACGGACTTCGTTGTGTTGAAATGCCAGAATGAACCAAAAGATCCCCTCATTTTAGGTAGACCATTTCTAGCTACCGCTGGGGCGATCATCGACGTGAAGGAAGGTCGAATATGTCTAAACATTGGAAACATTCCAATGACATTCGATATGGAAAAACTGATCAGACGACCCTTAATCGATAAACAAACCTCTTACGTGGACGATATCTCTGAGTTGGCTGAAGAATCCTTCATAGACGTATGCTCAGATGATCCCCTGGAAAAAGTGCTTACATTTACCGAAGAGGAGACGTTTAGCATCAGCAGCAGGGTTGATGAATACGCGCGATTAACTGACGCAAGTGTAGAATTAGCAAATGTCGATGACGTGGAGGATGAGGATTCGGAAATCAATGTCGATCGATATTTGAAGGCCGCTGTCGATCGACCATCCTCGCTAGAAAACTGGGATCCCGAGAAAGCCCCAAAAATTGAGTTAAAGCACCTACCTGTCGGACTCAAATACGCTTTTCTCTACAATAAATCCTACCCCGTAATCGTAAATGCCAGCTTAACAAACCGAGAACTTGCGTTTTACTAAATAAACTGTGGAAGTATAGGAAAGCCATCGGGTACTCTCTCGAAGATATTTCTGGTATATCTCCAAATCTATGCATGCGCCGAATTCACTTAGAAGACGATTCCAAATCGTCAGTGGAACAACAAAGGAGGCTAAACCCGAATTTGAAAGAATTTGTTAAGAAGGAAATTATCAAACTTTTAGATGATGGAGTCATCTACCCAATTTCGGATAGCAACTGGGTGAGCCCCGTGCATATTGTACCAAAGAAAGGTGGAATTACAGTGGTAAAGAATGATAAAAACGAACTCATTCCTACACGAGCTGTCACTGGACATCGAATGTGTATCGATTATAGAAAACTAAACGCTTCCACCAGAAAAGATCACTTTTCTTTACCCTTCATTGATCAAATGTTGGAAAGATTGGCAAATCACCAATACTACTGTTTTCTTGACGGATATCGGGATTTTTCCAAATCCCTATACATCCTGACGATCAAGAAAAGACTACCTTTACATGCCCGTACGAAACATTCATATACCGCAAAATGCCATTCGGTCTTTGTAATGCTCATGCCACTTTCCAACGATGCATGATGTCAATCTTTACGGACATGATAGAAGATTTCATGGAAGTCTGATATCACTCAAATTACCCTAATGAGTGAATTACTCTCTCAAATAAGATGTTCAGTTGTAGTACTTAGGGATCGAATCTACAAAGAGCTAGGGAACCTAATAAATCTAATCAGATTAGTTAAGCTAGGTTGTTTAAGCTAGGTTGTTTAATGATTAGTTAAGCTAGGTTGTTTAATGATTGATTGATTGGAGTTTTGGTACTTAAATTGAAATAGCTAAACTTAGGGTTTTTAATCAGGTAATCAGGATAATAATCCTACAGATGCCTAATAAGTTGTATGCATGACATTATAGAGCTCAACACTTAATAACAAACCATTAGGCTTTCGTTTTCCAAGTTTGTGTATTGACTAGTGTCGATCGATTATTCTATAGGAACATCGATCGTTACACTTATTGAAACGTCGACCGATTATTCGATTCGAATATCGATCGACGCTCTTGGTCAAGCGTTAATGTGCGGATTGTATATGCGCACTAAGCTTCCTAGATCAGCGCTCGCCTTACTCTGGCAATCTTAGCTCAGTTAGGATGGATTCAGTGTGAGATGCAAGCTATCGCTTATGTCTACAACTCCTAGGGCAAGTTCTAGGTAGGTTATCTAGAAACAAACACTAATGACAATCCTAAAGATGAATATCACAACTTAGCAATCTATAGTTGGGGCTAATCCCTCATAACGTATTTAAACCCTAAAATCTAACAAGAGAACTACCCAGACATGGCTAAGCAATTCATAACAACAATAAGGTATAAAAACTGCATAGATAAATAAATAGATATCAATGGAGTTCCAATCATAAATCTCTTTGGATCTTCTCTCCAATCTACTAATTATCCTAGAAAATCTTTGCTGTAAAATCAGTAAAACAAGAAAACACACTTTGCCTCTAACATGTTGGCAAAGCTTTATATAATTAGGTTAAAACTCGTCAGGGGTAATCATGCAAATAGGTGAAGACTTGGGCTCTAAGTCGGCTTAGACCAAACGGGCTTTCTGCGCGCTTCGCTGTCAATCGATGTCAAGATGTGAACATCGATCGATTATTCTTCTTCAATGTCGACCGATGGTCGTGCTCGATGTTCACCTCGGGTGCTTACTCCAAATATCTCCAAAATGCTCCAAAATCATCATTTTCCTCCAAATCACTCCTGGTCCTCTAAATATGCTAAATAGCTCTATAATATAATAATTAGTAGTTAAAACACTTATAAACCATGGGTAAAAGTGGGTCAAATCAATGGTCTATCAACTCCCCCAGACTTACCCTTTTGCTTCTCCTCAAGCAAAACATATAGGCAGTCTCTCTGAAATAGGTTTGAAAACAGCAGGGTCTCACATAATTTTAAACTTAAAATCAACACTTAGACAGTCCTAGTCTCAGAAGCAACCAAGTTCATCTAGTCAACAACTTAACAAATCATGTCTGACAATCCCCTCTACCAACCTCAATTCTTACATAAATAAAGTGTAGGCTTTACCTTGGGAGTATGGATCACAAGATGCAAGGATGCTCAAACAATTACCTGGACCTGCAGGTAAACAATAGTCTCTATCCTCTCTCTCTACTAATTTTCTCTCTTAGTTAAAGTCTGTTTTATTGCAAGATCATTGACCAAGATTGGACAGGCTTCCATGAATCAAGCTTTAATGGTCTTAGCCACCAAATCCTGTTCACTTCTTTTTGACCTATATCCTAGGATTATTTGTGAATCAAGCCTTAATGGTTGTAGCCACCATGTCCTGTTCTAATCCTTTACCTATAGAATTCTTATGAAGCAAGCCTTAATGGTTGTAGCCACCAAGTCATGTTCGAATCCCTTCCTAATAAATCTATCTATATATATTATTATTATTATTATTTTTTTTTTTTTTTGTAACTATATCTATAATTTTATCTATATTTCGAAAATAGAGAGAGAAATTGTGATAAATCTATATAAGGCTTTACCTTCCAGACTTGTTTGAAGAATCAGATCTCATGTATACCAAGCCCCAAGACAAGCAGAGTTGAGCTCAATTAGGTTGGAGGTCAGCTTTGGTTCCTTCAAACACTCTCAGCAAGTGTAGCATAGTTGACAGGTTGATCCACTTTGGTATCTTTAGTACTATCTACAACTAGTAAGTCTAGAATGGTGTGGTAAGATAGCAAGCAAAATCAATAAGTTGTTCATCCCCTTCTTGACTCAATAAATTTTTTTTTTTTTGAAAACATTTTCATAAGACTCATGAATAAACTACTATCAGTAAACCTCCCCCCAGACTTAAACTACACTGTCCCCAGTGTAAATTCAATCAGAGTTATGGTAATAACTAAATCATAAGGACTCAATGTAACAAGTTAGAACAATATACCAGACCGGAATGGATGTCGATCGATGTAAAGGTGTTGATATCGGTCGCGGCAGGTGATGTTCTGTCGATGTTGGTAGTGTTTCGTCGGTCGATACTCACAGCAATCGTCTACTTGGATCTCTCTTTTTTTTTATGACCTGAATTAATTAAAAACCAACTTAAATACTAGATTAATAAAAACTAATTAAATATTACCTAATAATGGGTTGCCTCCCACTCAGCGCTTTGTTATAGTCATTTAACTTCACTTTTAGAGGTGATTCGAATAGTAATGTGGAAAGTTGGAACTTGCTGGGAAACAAGTCTCCATCTTTTCTCTGCGCTTGTTGAACCATGTACCAGTGAAGTCTCTCATTCCTTCATCTCCTCTATGCCATCTGTCCTTCATTGTTGCAGTTGTGTTCTCTGTCTTCTGTAATCTGTCTCCAAGACTTTCAAAGTTGAACTGATGTCTCATAAGTGTGGCGTAAGTGTCAGCTGAAATTTCCTATCCATGGTTGTGTGTATCAGACATGTCTGATGTCACCTTTGGTACTAGCCTGCCTCGGTTTGTAGCTTCGTCGACCGATGTGCGTCTATGATTGTTGGTCGATTTGTTGTTGCGTATGTCGATAGATGCTGATGCTTCTGGTCGACGAGCGATGTATCCCTGAATCTCTACTATCTCCCTCTGTATTGCTTCTATCTGAGAAGACAAAGACCTTGTTGGGGTCAAAATCGGTCACGACGGAGTCAATGTCTAAAAGTCCCCGGAAAGTATTTCTCGCAATATCAATTTCGTATAATTTTTATTGAAAAGGTTATACGACGAGTTATCGATATATTTTATCGACAACAAGACGCAAACATTGTTGGGGTCAAAAACAGTTATCTCGAAATAAACTTCCAAAAATTGTGTGTCTGTACGAAAGATTTCTCAACACACTCTCGACAAAAGCTCCTGAGCAAAAGACTCGAGAGAAATGGATCACGGAACCAAACACGCAGTCCAACTCGTTTGCTCGGAGCTTTTGAGGTGCAGAACTGCACAGACACGTCATATGTTTAGCTATGGATGAAGATCTTCCCATGGTTTGATTGAGTCCATATTTTGACACAAGATAGATATTTGAGTTAGCTTTCCAATGCCACCGGTCTGCGGTCAATCAGCATCCTAAAGCATAAGTTATGCCCGTTTTATTGAAGGGTGGACAGAGCTGGATCGACTGAACCAACTCGGTGGATGGCCGAGCTGGATCGACTGAACCAGTCCAGCTCGGCAGATGGCCGACCTGGATGGACCACGCGACCATCTCAGCCATCCGTCGAGCTGGACTGGTTCAGCTCGGCGGATGGCCAAGCTGGATCGAACACGCGACCAGCTCAGCCATCCGCCGAGCTGTACCGACCAGCTCGACCATCCGACGAGCTGGACTAGTCCAGTTTGGCAGATGGCCGAGCTGAATTGAACACGTGACCAGCTCGGCGGATGGCCGAGCTGGATCGAACACGCGACCAGCTCGGTCATCTGCCGAGCCGGATGCCCGAGCAGGATCGAACACGCGACCTGCTCGGCCATCCGCCGAACTGGATTGATAATGCGACTAGCTCGGCCATCCGCCGAGCTGAACCAGTCCAGCTAAACCAGCAGTTGAGAGAGTGTATAGGACTTTGCCACCCTTTCCTCCTAACAAGACGCAAACTAAGCGAGAATTGGATAAAGCGATCTGCAAGAAAGCATTCGTTAAAATTACGCTGGAAATGCCACTAACTGATGCCATAAAAGTATCACCTTCAATAAAGAAGTATGTTAAGGACATGGTATCCAACAGCTTCCCAGCTGCCGAACACAACGTCATGATTGTTTCAGACAAGGTGAGTGCAATAATCCAAGGCGAAACTCCGATCAGGAGACCTGATCCGGGCAGTTTTGTTTTGGATTGCAGCATACAAAACAAGAGTTTTCCTCGATCCCTTTTTGACCTGGGATCCAGCGTAAATCTAATGCCGCACTCTGTCGCGATATCCCTGGGATACGACGAGTTCAAACCAACCAAAATAACTTTGGTTCTTGCTGATAAGTCCGTTAAAGTACCTGAGGGAGTACTAGATGATGTGCCAATAAGGATTAATGACTGTCACGTACCAACGGACTTCGTTATGTTGAAATACCAGAATGAACCAAAAGATTCCCTCATTTTAGGTAGACCACTTCTAGCTACCGCTGGTGCGATCATCGACGTGAAGTAAGGTCGAATATGTCTAAACATTGGAAACATTCCAATGACCTTCGATATGGAAAAACTGATCAGACGACCCTTAATCGATAAACAAACCTCTTACATGGATGAAATCTTTGAGTTGGCTGAAAAAGCCTTCATAGACGTATGCTCAGATGTTCCCATGGAAAAAGTTCTCACATTTACCGAAGAGGAGACGTTTAGCAACAGCAGCAGGGCTGATGAATACGCGCAATTAATGGACGCAAGTGTAGAATTAGCAAATGTCGATGACATGGAGAATGACGATTTGGAAATCAACGTCGATCGATATTTGAAGGCCGCCTTCGATCGACCATCCTCGCTAGAAAACTGGGATCCCGAGAAAGCACCAAAAATTGAGTTAAAGCAACTACCTGCCAGACTCAAATACTCTTTTCTCTAAAATAAATCCTACCCCGTAATCGCAAATGCCAACTTAACAAACCGAGAGCTTGCATTGTTACTAATTAAACTGTGGAAGTATAGGAATGCCATCGGGTACTCTCTCGAGGATATTCCTGGTATATCTCCAAATCTGTGCATGCGCCGAATTCACTTAGAAGACGATTCCAAATCGTCAGTGAAACAACAAAGGAGGCTAAACCCGAATTTGAAAGAAGTTGTTAAGAAGGAAATTATCAAACTTCTAGATGATGGAGTCATCTACCCAATTTCGGATAGCAACTGGGTAAGCCCCGTGCATATTGTACCTAAGAAAGGTGGAATTACAGTGGTAAAGAATGATAAAAACAAACAAATTCCTACACGAACTGTCACTGGACATCGAATGTGTATCGATTATAGAAAACTAAATGCTGCCACCAGAAAAGATCACTTTCCTTTACCCTTCATTGATCAAATGTTGGAAAGATTGGCAAATCACCAATACTACTGTTTTCTTGACAGATACTCGGGATTTTTCCAAATCCCTATACATCCTGATGATCAAGAAAAGACTACCTTTACATGCCCTTACGGAACATTCGTATACCGCAGAATGCCATTCGGTCTTTGTAATGCTCATGCCACTTTCCAACGATGCATGATGTCAATCTTTACGGACATGATAGAAGATTTCATGGAACTCTGATATCACTCAAATTACCCTAAGAAGTGAATTACTCTCTCAAATAAGAGGTTCAGTTGTAATACTTAGGGATCAAATCCACAAAGAGCTAGGGAACCTAATAAATCTAATCAGATTAGTTAAGCTAGGTTGTTTAGTGTTTTAAATGTAAAGTTGCAGGTTTGTGAGCAAGTGATTGCTCGATTGATTGATTGGGGTTTTGGTACTTAAATGGAAATAGCTATTATTCAGGTAATCATGATTATAATTCTACAGATGCATAATAAGTTGTATGCAAGACATTATAGAGCTCAACACTTAATAACAAACCATTAGGCTTTCGCTTTCTAAGTTTGTCTATTGACTAGTGTCGATCGATTGTTCTATAGGAATATCGATCGATACACTTGTTGAAATGTCGACCGATTATTCGATTGGAATATCGACCGACGCTCTTGGTCAAGCGTTAATGCGCGGATTGAATATGCTCACTAAGCTTCCCAGATCATCTCTCGCCTTACTCTAGCAATCTTAGCTCAGTTTAGGATGGATTCAGGATGATATGCAAGCTATCACTTATGTCTACAACTCCTAGGGCAAGTTCTAGGTAGCTAATCTAGAAACAGACATTAATGACAATCCTAAAGATGAATATCACAACTTAGCAATATATAGTTGGTGCTAATCCCTCATAACCTATTTAAACCCTAAAATCTAACAAGAGAACTACTCAGACATGGCTAAGCAATTCATAACAGCAATAAGGTATAAAAACTGCATAGATAAATAAATAGATATAAATGGAGTTCCAATCACAAATCTGTTTGGATCTTCTCTCCAATCTACTAATTATCCTAGAAAACCTTTGCTTTAAAATCAGTAAAACAAGAAAGCACACTTTGCCTCTAACATGTTGACAAAGCTTTATATAATTAGGTTAAAACTCGTCAGGGGTAATCTTGTAAATAGGTGAAGACTTGGGCTCTAAGTCGGCTGAGACCAAATGGGCTTTCTGCGCGCTTCGCTGTCGATCGATGT
Coding sequences within:
- the LOC106344778 gene encoding uncharacterized protein LOC106344778, producing MVSNSFPAAEHNVMIVSDKVSAIIQGETPIRRPDPGSFVLDCSIQNKSFPRSLFDLGSSVNLMPHSVAISLGYDEFKPTKITLVLADKSVKVPEGVLDDVPIRINDCHVPTDFVMLKYQNEPKDSLILGRPLLATAGAIIDVKRPLIDKQTSYMDEIFELAEKAFIDVCSDVPMEKVLTFTEEETFSNSSRADEYAQLMDASVELANVDDMENDDLEINVDRYLKAAFDRPSSLENWDPEKAPKIELKQLPARLKYSFL